In Mastacembelus armatus chromosome 22, fMasArm1.2, whole genome shotgun sequence, a genomic segment contains:
- the pacc1 gene encoding proton-activated chloride channel codes for MVGKENPRSYQEFSDDDDDEGNTQSQDFLDEVTDDMEPEEPNGSVSQEDGVREGSPSMRFSKTCLKNVFTVVLIFIYLLLTAVAVFLAYQTISDFLDKLNHPVMSVTYKEVDSFAYPGIALYPGKAQLLSCKHHYHDYIPPLVDPGKPQEGDCTIDIVTYIGPFADRTEKRALVVRGPADVRRKELIFMQFSQNETEEDFSAITYMLFSKFNDWTNSANKSEFMRDCERNYTMWTFSGGFRTWVKMSLVRTSGKSNEAVEFRQESAVVKFNDKRPESEKSNELFFAVFEWRDPFIQEIRLIVTANPWNSIAILCGVFMALFKAANFAKLTIKWIIKMRKRHLRNKARELKPVS; via the exons TTCagtgatgacgatgatgatgaaggtAACACACAGTCTCAAGACTTCTTGGATGAGGTCACAGACGACATGGAGCCTGAGGAGCCGAACGGCAGCGTCTCACAAG AGGATGGCGTCAGGGAAGGCAGCCCGTCGATGAGATTCAGTAAAACCTGCCTGAAGAATGTCTTCACGGTGGTGCTCATCTTCATCTACCTGCTGCTGACGGCCGTCGCAGTGTTTCTGGCATACCAGACGATCTCCGACTTTTTGGACAAACTCAACCACCCTGTCATGTCTGTCACCTACAAAGAGGTTGACTCCTTTGCATACCCTG GTATCGCTCTGTACCCTGGGAAAGCTCAGCTGCTGAGCTGCAAACATCACTACCATGACTACATCCCACCTTTAGTGGATCCAGGAAAACCTCAGGAAGGGGACTGTACGATTGACATAGTGACTTATATTGGACCATTTGCTGATCGAACAGAG AAAAGAGCTTTGGTGGTCCGTGGCCCGGCTGATGTCAGAAGAAAAGAGCTGATCTTCATGCAGTTCAGTCAGAATGAAACTGAAGAGGACTTCAGTGCCATCACTTACATGCTTTTTTCCAAGTTTAATGACTGGACTAACAG TGCAAATAAATCAGAGTTCATGAGGGACTGTGAGAGGAATTACACCATGTGGACCTTCTCTGGAGGGTTCAGAACCTGGGTCAAGATGTCTTTAGTGAGGACGTCTGGGAAAAGCAATGAAGCTGTCGAGTTTCGGCAAGAG TCAGCTGTGGTGAAATTCAATGACAAAAGGCCTGAATCAGAAAAAAGCAACGAGCTTTTCTTTGCAGTCTTTGAATGGAGGGATCCTTTTATTCAAGAGATTAGACTG ATTGTGACCGCAAATCCCTGGAACTCCATAGCCATCCTCTGTGGGGTCTTCATGGCTCTCTTCAAGGCTGCTAATTTTGCCAAACTCACTATTAAGTGGATAATTAAGATGCGCAAGAGGCATTTAAGGAATAAAGCAAGAGAATTGAAGCCAGTCAGCTAA